Part of the Nostoc sp. ATCC 53789 genome, TTATGCTAAAGCGTTCTAAGTTCGAGACAACTCAGTCTCAGATTATGCACCGAGCTGAGGAACTGATTAGTGCAGCCTCAAATCGTTACCGCATTACGGTTCAGGTGGCCAATCGTGCTAAACGTCGGCGTTATGAAGATTTTGAAAATAACGAAG contains:
- a CDS encoding DNA-directed RNA polymerase subunit omega; this translates as MLKRSKFETTQSQIMHRAEELISAASNRYRITVQVANRAKRRRYEDFENNEDAMMKPVLRAIIEMSDELTQPEIIGEL